The following is a genomic window from Streptomyces sp. NBC_01381.
ACGCGATCGCCGAGGTCGACCCCGAGAAGGCCGGTCAGATCTACACCGACCTCGCTCACGAGATCGTCGACAAGGCCTACTGGATGCCCTTCATCTACGAGAAGAACATCTCGTGGCGCGGTTCGCGGGCGACCAACGTCTACTCCTCCGCCGCCTACAGCGGCCGTTACGACTACATCTCGCTCGGTGTGAACGAGAAGTAGTCCCGCCGCAAGGCCGTCCGTCCCACCGCCGAATCCCGCCAGTCCGAAGGGCAGGTGATGGCCCCGGGCGGTGGCCGGGACTCCTCACAAGGGGGTCCTGGCCACCGCCGGGCCGCGCACAGTGCTTGCTTATCTCATCCGGCGCCTGATCGCCGTTGTCATCATGGTGCTGGTCGTACTGCTCGCGACCTTCACCGTCTTCTTCATGCTGCCCAAGTGGGCGGGACAGGACATCGCCGTCCTCTTCGCCGGCAAGTCGTCCGGTGCCGAGCAGCTCGCGGGCATCCGGATCAAACTGGGCCTGGACGATCCTCTGCTCGTCCAGTTCTGGGACTTCGTCAAGGGCATCCCGATGGGGCGTGACTACGCCAACGGGGCCGACGTCACCCACTGCCCGGCCCCCTGCTTCGGATACTCCTTCCGTACCGAGGCCCCGGTCTGGGAGACCCTCAAGGACGCCCTGCCCGTCACCGCGGCGCTCGCCGCCGGTGCCTGTGTGCTGTGGCTGATCGCCGGTGTCGCCACCGGCGTGCTCTCCGCGCTCAAGCGGGGCACCGTCTGGGACCGTTCCGCGATGATCACCGCCCTCGGCGGCGTCTCGCTGCCGGTCTTCTTCACCGGCATGATCGCGATGGGGCTCTTCGTCCACACCCTTGGCTGGGTGGAGATCGAGGACACCCTCACCACGGACGATCCGATCAACATCTGGTTCGAGACGCTGATCCTGCCCTGGATCGTGCTCGCGTTCCTCAATGCCGCCATGTACGCGCGACTGACCCGCGCCACCATGCTGGAAGTGCTCGGCGAGGACTACATCCGCACCGCGCGCGCCAAGGGGCTCGGCGAGGCCACCGTCATCCGACGGCACGCGCTGCGCTCCGCCATGACGCCGATCCTCACGGTCTTCGGCCTCGACCTCGGTGTGCTCATGGGCGGCGCCGTCCTCACCGAGTCCACGTTCAACCTGCCGGGGCTCGGCCTCGAGGCGGTCAAGGCCATCAGCAACAAGGACCTGCCGGTGATCCTCGGCGTCACCTTGTGCGCATCGCTCGCGATCGCCCTCGCCAACCTCGTCGTCGACCTTCTGTACGCCGTCATCGACCCGCGAGTGAGGCTGGGATGACCGATCTGCACAAGACCGGAGCGGCGGTCGGAGAACCCGTCGCCACCGCTTCGGACGCTCCCAGCGCCTTCCTCGAAGTACGCGATCTCAAGGTGCACTTCCCGACCGACGACGGCCTGGTCAAGTCCGTCGACGGGCTCAGCTTCCAGCTGGAGAAGGGCAAGACCCTCGGCATCGTCGGCGAGTCGGGATCCGGCAAGTCCGTCACCTCGCTCGGCATCCTCGGCCTGCACACCGCAGGGCAGTACGGCCGCCGCAGGGCGCAGCTCTCCGGTGAGATCTGGCTGAACGGCACGGAGCTGCTGACCGCGGACCCGAACGAGGTGCGCAAGCTGCGTGGCCGCGACATGGCGATGATCTTCCAGGACCCGCTGTCCGCGCTGCACCCGTACTACTCCATCGGCAAGCAGATCATGGAGGCGTACCGGGTCCACCACAACGTGGACAAGAAGGCCGCCCGCAAGCGCGCCATCGAGATGCTCGACCGGGTGGGCATCCCCCAGCCGGACAAGCGGGTCGACAGCTACCCGCACGAGTTCTCCGGCGGCATGCGCCAGCGCGCGATGATCGCGATGGCCCTGGTGAACAACCCCGAGCTGCTCATCGCGGACGAGCCGACGACCGCCCTGGACGTCACCGTCCAGGCGCAGATCCTCGACCTCATCCGGGATCTGCAGAAGGAGTTCGGCTCCGCGGTCATCATGATCACGCACGACCTGGGCGTCGTCGCCGAGATGGCGGACGAGCTGCTCGTGATGTACGGCGGCCGCTGCGTCGAGCGCGGCACCGCCGAGAAGGTCTTCTACGAGCCCCAGCACCCCTACACCTGGGGCCTGTTGGGCTCGATGCCGCGCATCGACCGCGAGGAGACCGACCGTCTCGTACCGGTCAAGGGCTCCCCGCCCAGCCTGATCAACCTGCCCCAGGGCTGCGCCTTCAACCCGCGCTGCCCGTACGCCGACATCCCCAAGGACCAGATCACCCGCCGCGAGCGCCCCGATCTGCGCGAGGTGGCCCCGGGACACTTCACCGCCTGCCACATGGCGCAGGAGGAGCGCACCCGCATCTGGACCGAAGAGATTGCGCCGAAGCTGTGAAAGACGAAGCGAAAGACCAGGCGAAAGATCTGGCGAAAGATCCGGTGAAGGGCAAGGGCCAGGAGATGACGATCCCGGCGCAGTCGAAGAGCTCTCCGGAGTCTCCCGAGCCGCTGCTCAAGGTCGAAGGCCTGGTGAAGCACTTCCCCATCAAGAAGGGGCTGCTGCAGCGCCAGGTGGCGGCGGTGCAGGCCGTCGACGGTCTCAGCTTCGACGTACGCCCCGGTGAGACGCTCGGCGTCGTGGGCGAGTCGGGCTGCGGCAAGTCGACGATGGGCCGGCTGATCACCCGCCTGCTCGAACCGACCGCGGGCCGCGTGGAGTTCGAGGGCGTGGACATCACGCACCTGAACACCGGCAAGATGCGGCCGCTGCGCCGCGACGTCCAGATGATCTTCCAGGACCCGTACTCGTCGCTGAACCCGCGGCACACCATCGGCACGATCGTCGGTGCGCCGTTCAAGCTCCAGGGCGTCAAGCCCGAGGGCGGTCTGCGCAAGCACGTGCAGGAGATGCTGGAGCGGGTCGGGCTCAGCCCCGAGCACTACAACCGCTACCCGCACGAGTTCTCCGGCGGTCAGCGCCAGCGCATCGGCATCGCCCGCGCGCTCGCGCTGCGGCCCAAGCTGGTCGTGGCCGACGAGCCCGTCTCCGCCCTGGACGTCTCCATCCAGGCGCAGGTGGTCAACCTCCTGGACGACCTGCAGGACGAGCTCGGTCTGACGTACGTGATCATCGCGCACGACCTCTCGGTCATCCGGCACGTCTCGGACCGCATCGCGGTGATGTACCTCGGCAAGATCGTGGAGCTCGCGGACCGCAAGGACCTCTACACCAAGCCGATGCACCCGTACACCAAGGCGCTGCTCTCCGCGGTGCCGGTGCCCGACCCCAAGCGGCGCGGGGTCAAGAGCGAGCGCATCCTGCTCCGCGGTGACGTCCCGTCGCCGATCTCCCCGCCCACCGGCTGCCGCTTCCACACGCGGTGCTGGAAGGCGACGGAGCTCTGCGCGAAGACGGAGCCGCCGCTGATC
Proteins encoded in this region:
- a CDS encoding ABC transporter ATP-binding protein, which encodes MTDLHKTGAAVGEPVATASDAPSAFLEVRDLKVHFPTDDGLVKSVDGLSFQLEKGKTLGIVGESGSGKSVTSLGILGLHTAGQYGRRRAQLSGEIWLNGTELLTADPNEVRKLRGRDMAMIFQDPLSALHPYYSIGKQIMEAYRVHHNVDKKAARKRAIEMLDRVGIPQPDKRVDSYPHEFSGGMRQRAMIAMALVNNPELLIADEPTTALDVTVQAQILDLIRDLQKEFGSAVIMITHDLGVVAEMADELLVMYGGRCVERGTAEKVFYEPQHPYTWGLLGSMPRIDREETDRLVPVKGSPPSLINLPQGCAFNPRCPYADIPKDQITRRERPDLREVAPGHFTACHMAQEERTRIWTEEIAPKL
- a CDS encoding ABC transporter ATP-binding protein, whose protein sequence is MTIPAQSKSSPESPEPLLKVEGLVKHFPIKKGLLQRQVAAVQAVDGLSFDVRPGETLGVVGESGCGKSTMGRLITRLLEPTAGRVEFEGVDITHLNTGKMRPLRRDVQMIFQDPYSSLNPRHTIGTIVGAPFKLQGVKPEGGLRKHVQEMLERVGLSPEHYNRYPHEFSGGQRQRIGIARALALRPKLVVADEPVSALDVSIQAQVVNLLDDLQDELGLTYVIIAHDLSVIRHVSDRIAVMYLGKIVELADRKDLYTKPMHPYTKALLSAVPVPDPKRRGVKSERILLRGDVPSPISPPTGCRFHTRCWKATELCAKTEPPLITLETGHQVACHHPENAEDQAPEDTKLLQVAKEAIEVVSVVSKAEETAVEAAAEVKTVSKDDGAPEVEAKGQASTDQ
- a CDS encoding ABC transporter permease, which translates into the protein MLAYLIRRLIAVVIMVLVVLLATFTVFFMLPKWAGQDIAVLFAGKSSGAEQLAGIRIKLGLDDPLLVQFWDFVKGIPMGRDYANGADVTHCPAPCFGYSFRTEAPVWETLKDALPVTAALAAGACVLWLIAGVATGVLSALKRGTVWDRSAMITALGGVSLPVFFTGMIAMGLFVHTLGWVEIEDTLTTDDPINIWFETLILPWIVLAFLNAAMYARLTRATMLEVLGEDYIRTARAKGLGEATVIRRHALRSAMTPILTVFGLDLGVLMGGAVLTESTFNLPGLGLEAVKAISNKDLPVILGVTLCASLAIALANLVVDLLYAVIDPRVRLG